A window of Corvus moneduloides isolate bCorMon1 chromosome 30, bCorMon1.pri, whole genome shotgun sequence contains these coding sequences:
- the NACA gene encoding nascent polypeptide-associated complex subunit alpha isoform X4 — translation MPGEATETVPATEQELPQPQAETAVLHAAHSPPLTPSPSAQALPVQPPSAATALPGPPGPVSPPMVPAAAIPVFSVPPQPPAPALPGPVTAAPPPAPHSPVAFAAPGSPGPAPVSPVSPGLPAPVSPGLAAASAAVTAAPLAPPVSPSSLPAALTSPMKAAPAAASVGAAPLAPLPACGAAPAPLPAAGAAPAPFPASGTAPSPLLPPPSRPLLASPPPVSPSLLPAPTMAVCPQSPGSPPLPTVPVSPGIPASTPLPSVPASPQAPAPTQCPVLVGAISPPIFLAAPKAPLSPPIPLLPAGMSPGHPAAAPPGPAPGAPVSPLVPVAPSVAKACPVGPAPVVPAVGHPVPPSVARTSPGSPAPQAAPVAAAAPVAPALSTPALGAAVSVPGPPASPMLPAAAPVPAVPSASCPPVTPAMAAPATPPVAKPAPGSPVPAPAAPSVPVTPAVAAPATPPVPKPAPGSPVPAPAAPSVPVTPAVAAPATPPVAKTPPLSPITAPAAPSVPVTLAMAAPATPPVAKTPPLSPVTAPAVPSVPVTLPVAPLATPPVAKTSPAAPVTPAVAAPATPPVAKAAPMSPVTAPSAPVTLAMAAPPSPAVPPAAKDAPQGPIAAPAATPTPPSPAPATPPAAKAAPKSPVAAPPSPATPAPATPAPAAPPAAPPGAKTPSKSPAKATPAPAIPTEDKAPPKSPVKATPAPAIPTEDKAPPKSPVKATPAPASPGAAKKSPKGSPVTAPSVPVAPAPLAPAAPAEAKAPPKSPVKATPAPAAPAEAKAPPKSPVKATPAPAAPAEAKAPPKSPVKATPAPAAPSEDKAPPKSPVKATPAPAAPAEAKAPPKSPVKATPAPAAPAEAKAPPKSPVKATPAPAAPAEAKAPPKSPVKATPAPAAPAEAKAPPKSPVKATPAPATPAAVKAPPENPVTATPAPAAPPAAKTPPKSPAKTTPAPSTPAAAKAPPKSPAKATPSPVASAEAKTPPKSPVKATPAPATPAEAKTPSKSPAEAKASPKSPVKGTPTPAAPAAAPATAPAAATGVPGAPTPTKADAGRPGSAPSAPPAKKQQPLPNNKVAKPATRLPQPKPPSKAPLGADDEDLPPLLPPEPPVLLELSPPAGVLAPPAPQPVLKNDKGSGTESDSDESVPELEEQDSTQATTQQAQLAAAAEIDEEPVSKAKQSRSEKKARKAMSKLGLRQVTGVTRVTIRKSKNILFVITKPDVYKSPASDTYIVFGEAKIEDLSQQAQLAAAEKFKVQGEPVSNIQENTQTPTVQEESEEEEVDETGVEVKDIELVMSQANVSRAKAVRALKNNSNDIVNAIMELTM, via the exons ATGCCCGGCGAAGCCACAGAAACCGTCCCGGCcacggagcaggagctgccGCAGCCGCAGGCGGAGACAG CTGTTCTTCATGCTGCTCATTCCCCACCTCTGACTCCATCTCCATCCGCCCAGGCTCTCCCGGTGCAGCCGCCCAGCGCTGCCACAGCTCTGCCGGGCCCCCCgggccccgtgtccccccccatGGTCCCAGCTGCGGCCATCCCCGTGTTCTccgtgcccccccagccccctgccccggCTCTGCCTGGCCCAGTCACCGCTGCCCCTCCTCCCGCTCCGCATTCCCCGGTGGCTTTTGCAGCCCCAGGATCTCCAGGGCCTGCCCCTGTTAGCCCAGTGTCTCCAGGACTCCCGGCTCCAGTGTCAcctggcctggctgctgcttctgctgcagtgacagcagctcccCTCGCCCCCCCAGTGAGCCCCAgttctctcccagctgctctcacCTCTCCCATGAAAgctgctcccgctgctgccTCTGTGGGAGCTGCACCCCTGGCCCCGCTTCCCGCCtgtggagcagccccagctcctctccctgccgctggagcagccccagcccctttccctgcctctggaaCAGCCCCATCCCCTCTCCTACCTCCCCCATCCCGTCCCCTTCTGGCATCTCCCCCACCAGTGTCTCCCAgtttgctgcctgctcccaccaTGGCAGTGTGTCCCCAGAGCCCGGGATCACCCCCACTTCCCACAGTCCCAGTGTCTCCTGGAATTCCTGCTTCCACGCCACTGCCTTCTGTTCCAGCCTCtccccaagccccagctccaaccCAGTGCCCGGTCCTGGTCGGTGCCATCTCTCCACCCATCTTCCTAGCTGCCCCCAAAGCTCCCTTGTCACCCCCTatccctctgctgccagctgggatgTCCCCTGggcatcctgctgctgccccaccaGGCCCAGCCCCTGGTGCTCCAGTCTCACCACTGGTCCCAGTTGCTCCTTCTGTTGCCAAGGCCTGTCCCGTGGGCCCTGCCCCGGTGGTCCCAGCTGTGGGACACCCAGTCCCTCCCTCGGTGGCCAGGACCTCTCCTGGGAGTCCGGCCCCTCAGGCAGCGCCTGTAGCTGCGGCAGCTCCTGTGGCTCCTGCCCTGTCCAcacctgctctgggagctgccgTCTCTGTCCCAGGGCCTCCAGCGAGCCCcatgctccctgcagcagctcctgtgcctgctgtcccctctgccagctgccccCCTGTCACACCGGCCATGGCAGCTCCAGCCACCCCTCCTGTGGCCAAACCAGCTCCTGGGAGCCCggtccctgccccagctgccccctctgtccctgtcacaccaGCAGTGGCAGCTCCGGCCACCCCTCCTGTACCCAAACCAGCTCCTGGGAGCCCggtccctgccccagctgccccctctgtccctgtcacaccaGCAGTGGCAGCTCCGGCCACCCCTCCTGTGGCCAAAACACCTCCCCTGAGCCCAATCActgccccggctgccccctctgtccctgtcacgCTGGCCATGGCAGCTCCAGCCACCCCTCCTGTTGCCAAAACACCTCCTCTGAGCCCGGTCACTGCCCcagctgtcccctctgtccctgtcacatTGCCTGTGGCACCTCTGGCCACCCCTCCTGTGGCTAAAacatctcctgctgccccagtcacaccagcagtggcagctccagccaccCCTCCTGTGGCCAAAGCAGCTCCCATGAGCCCGGTCACTGCCCCCTCTGCCCCAGTCACACTGGCCATGGCAGCTCCACCCTCCCCAGCTGTCCCTCCCGCAGCCAAAGATGCTCCCCAGGGCCCTATTGCTGCCCCAGCTGCCACTCCAactccccccagcccagctccagccaccccACCTGCAGCCAAAGCTGCTCCCAAGAGCCCTGTTGCTGCTCCCCCGTCCCCTgccaccccagcccctgccaccccagctcctgcagctccaccagCTGCTCCCCCAGGAGCCAAAACACCCTCAAAGAGCCCTGCCAAagccaccccagctccagccatccccacTGAGGACAAGGCACCCCCAAAGAGCCCTGTCAAagccaccccagctccagccatccccacTGAGGACAAGGCACCCCCAAAGAGCCCTGTCAAagccaccccagctccagcttcccCTGGAGCAGCCAAGAAGTCTCCCAAGGGCAGCCCTGTCACTGCCCCATCTGTTCCTGTGGCTCCAGCGCCGTTGgctccagctgcccctgctGAGGCCAAGGCACCCCCAAAGAGTCCTGTCAAagccaccccagctccagctgcccctgctGAGGCCAAGGCACCCCCAAAGAGTCCTGTCAAagccaccccagctccagctgcccctgctGAGGCCAAGGCACCCCCAAAGAGTCCTGTCAAagccaccccagctccagctgccccttCTGAGGACAAGGCACCCCCAAAGAGTCCTGTCAAagccaccccagctccagctgcccctgctGAGGCCAAAGCACCCCCAAAGAGTCCTGTCAAagccaccccagctccagctgcccctgctGAGGCCAAGGCACCCCCAAAGAGTCCTGTCAAagccaccccagctccagctgcccctgctGAGGCCAAGGCACCCCCAAAGAGTCCTGTCAAagccaccccagctccagctgcccctgctGAGGCCAAGGCACCCCCAAAGAGTCCTGTCAAagccaccccagctccagccaccccTGCTGCGGTCAAAGCACCCCCAGAAAACCCC GTTACagccaccccagctccagctgctcccccagcagccaAAACACCCCCAAAGAGCCCTGCCAAAACCACCCCAGCTCCATccacccctgctgctgccaaagcaCCCCCAAAGAGTCCTGCCAAAGCCACCCCATCTCCAGTGGCCTCTGCTGAGGCCAAAACACCCCCAAAGAGCCCTGTCAAagccaccccagctccagccaccccTGCTGAGGCCAAAACGCCCTCAAAAAGCCCTGCTGAGGCCAAGGCATCTCCAAAGAGCCCTGTCAAGGGCACTCcaactcctgcagctccagccgcagctccagccacagctcctgctgcagccacggGTGTTCCTGGTGCCCCAACCCCTACAAAAGCTGATGCCGGCCGTCCCGGCTCTGCCCCGAGCGCTCCCCCTGccaagaagcagcagcccctccccaaTAACAAGGTGGCCAAGCCGGCCACTCGCCTCCCCCAGCCCAAGCCCCCCTCGAAGGCCCCGCTCGGCGCTGACGACGAGGACCTGCCGCCTCTGCTCCCCCCCGAGCCGCccgtgctgctggagctctctCCCCCTGCGGGGGTCCTGGCCCCCCCGGCGCCGCAGCCCGTCCTCAAGAATGACAAGG GGTCTGGCACAGAGTCCGACAGCGATGAATCCGTACCAGAGCTCGAAGAGCAGGACTCCACACAGGCCACGACACAGCAGGCGCAG ctcgcagcagcagctgaaatagATGAAGAACCCgtcagcaaagcaaaacagagccGGAGCGAGAAGAAAGCTCGGAAG GCAATGTCCAAGCTGGGCCTTCGCCAGGTGACAGGAGTCACCAGAGTCACCATCCGGAAATCCAAGAACATCCTCTTTGTCATCACAAAGCCAGATGTGTACAAGAGCCCGGCATCAGACACCTACATCGTCTTCGGCGAGGCCAAG aTCGAAGACTTGTCCCAGCAGGCTCAGCTGGCGGCTGCTGAAAAGTTCAAAGTGCAAGGAGAACCTGTTTCCAACATCCAGGAAAACACACAGACCCCCACCGTGCAGGAGGAGAGCGAGGAAGAGGAG GTTGACGAAACCGGCGTGGAGGTGAAAGACATCGAGCTGGTGATGTCGCAGGCGAACGTGTCGCGGGCGAAGGCCGTGCGAGCCCTCAAGAACAACAGTAACGACATCGTAAACGCGATAATG GAGCTGACGATGTAG
- the NACA gene encoding nascent polypeptide-associated complex subunit alpha isoform X2: MPGEATETVPATEQELPQPQAETAVLHAAHSPPLTPSPSAQALPVQPPSAATALPGPPGPVSPPMVPAAAIPVFSVPPQPPAPALPGPVTAAPPPAPHSPVAFAAPGSPGPAPVSPVSPGLPAPVSPGLAAASAAVTAAPLAPPVSPSSLPAALTSPMKAAPAAASVGAAPLAPLPACGAAPAPLPAAGAAPAPFPASGTAPSPLLPPPSRPLLASPPPVSPSLLPAPTMAVCPQSPGSPPLPTVPVSPGIPASTPLPSVPASPQAPAPTQCPVLVGAISPPIFLAAPKAPLSPPIPLLPAGMSPGHPAAAPPGPAPGAPVSPLVPVAPSVAKACPVGPAPVVPAVGHPVPPSVARTSPGSPAPQAAPVAAAAPVAPALSTPALGAAVSVPGPPASPMLPAAAPVPAVPSASCPPVTPAMAAPATPPVAKPAPGSPVPAPAAPSVPVTPAVAAPATPPVPKPAPGSPVPAPAAPSVPVTPAVAAPATPPVAKTPPLSPITAPAAPSVPVTLAMAAPATPPVAKTPPLSPVTAPAVPSVPVTLPVAPLATPPVAKTSPAAPVTPAVAAPATPPVAKAAPMSPVTAPSAPVTLAMAAPPSPAVPPAAKDAPQGPIAAPAATPTPPSPAPATPPAAKAAPKSPVAAPPSPATPAPATPAPAAPPAAPPGAKTPSKSPAKATPAPAIPTEDKAPPKSPVKATPAPAIPTEDKAPPKSPVKATPAPASPGAAKKSPKGSPVTAPSVPVAPAPLAPAAPAEAKAPPKSPVKATPAPAAPAEAKAPPKSPVKATPAPAAPSEDKAPPKSPVKATPAPAAPAEAKAPPKSPVKATPAPAAPAEAKAPPKSPVKATPAPAAPAEAKAPPKSPVKATPAPAAPAEAKAPPKSPVKATPAPATPAAVKAPPENPVTATPAAPPAAKASPKSPVKATPAPAASADAKASPKSPVRATPAPVASADAKAPPKSPVKATPAPATPAEAKTPPAPAQVPPKSPVTATPAPAAPPAAKTPPKSPAKTTPAPSTPAAAKAPPKSPAKATPSPVASAEAKTPPKSPVKATPAPATPAEAKTPSKSPAEAKASPKSPVKGTPTPAAPAAAPATAPAAATGVPGAPTPTKADAGRPGSAPSAPPAKKQQPLPNNKVAKPATRLPQPKPPSKAPLGADDEDLPPLLPPEPPVLLELSPPAGVLAPPAPQPVLKNDKGSGTESDSDESVPELEEQDSTQATTQQAQLAAAAEIDEEPVSKAKQSRSEKKARKAMSKLGLRQVTGVTRVTIRKSKNILFVITKPDVYKSPASDTYIVFGEAKIEDLSQQAQLAAAEKFKVQGEPVSNIQENTQTPTVQEESEEEEVDETGVEVKDIELVMSQANVSRAKAVRALKNNSNDIVNAIMELTM; the protein is encoded by the exons ATGCCCGGCGAAGCCACAGAAACCGTCCCGGCcacggagcaggagctgccGCAGCCGCAGGCGGAGACAG CTGTTCTTCATGCTGCTCATTCCCCACCTCTGACTCCATCTCCATCCGCCCAGGCTCTCCCGGTGCAGCCGCCCAGCGCTGCCACAGCTCTGCCGGGCCCCCCgggccccgtgtccccccccatGGTCCCAGCTGCGGCCATCCCCGTGTTCTccgtgcccccccagccccctgccccggCTCTGCCTGGCCCAGTCACCGCTGCCCCTCCTCCCGCTCCGCATTCCCCGGTGGCTTTTGCAGCCCCAGGATCTCCAGGGCCTGCCCCTGTTAGCCCAGTGTCTCCAGGACTCCCGGCTCCAGTGTCAcctggcctggctgctgcttctgctgcagtgacagcagctcccCTCGCCCCCCCAGTGAGCCCCAgttctctcccagctgctctcacCTCTCCCATGAAAgctgctcccgctgctgccTCTGTGGGAGCTGCACCCCTGGCCCCGCTTCCCGCCtgtggagcagccccagctcctctccctgccgctggagcagccccagcccctttccctgcctctggaaCAGCCCCATCCCCTCTCCTACCTCCCCCATCCCGTCCCCTTCTGGCATCTCCCCCACCAGTGTCTCCCAgtttgctgcctgctcccaccaTGGCAGTGTGTCCCCAGAGCCCGGGATCACCCCCACTTCCCACAGTCCCAGTGTCTCCTGGAATTCCTGCTTCCACGCCACTGCCTTCTGTTCCAGCCTCtccccaagccccagctccaaccCAGTGCCCGGTCCTGGTCGGTGCCATCTCTCCACCCATCTTCCTAGCTGCCCCCAAAGCTCCCTTGTCACCCCCTatccctctgctgccagctgggatgTCCCCTGggcatcctgctgctgccccaccaGGCCCAGCCCCTGGTGCTCCAGTCTCACCACTGGTCCCAGTTGCTCCTTCTGTTGCCAAGGCCTGTCCCGTGGGCCCTGCCCCGGTGGTCCCAGCTGTGGGACACCCAGTCCCTCCCTCGGTGGCCAGGACCTCTCCTGGGAGTCCGGCCCCTCAGGCAGCGCCTGTAGCTGCGGCAGCTCCTGTGGCTCCTGCCCTGTCCAcacctgctctgggagctgccgTCTCTGTCCCAGGGCCTCCAGCGAGCCCcatgctccctgcagcagctcctgtgcctgctgtcccctctgccagctgccccCCTGTCACACCGGCCATGGCAGCTCCAGCCACCCCTCCTGTGGCCAAACCAGCTCCTGGGAGCCCggtccctgccccagctgccccctctgtccctgtcacaccaGCAGTGGCAGCTCCGGCCACCCCTCCTGTACCCAAACCAGCTCCTGGGAGCCCggtccctgccccagctgccccctctgtccctgtcacaccaGCAGTGGCAGCTCCGGCCACCCCTCCTGTGGCCAAAACACCTCCCCTGAGCCCAATCActgccccggctgccccctctgtccctgtcacgCTGGCCATGGCAGCTCCAGCCACCCCTCCTGTTGCCAAAACACCTCCTCTGAGCCCGGTCACTGCCCcagctgtcccctctgtccctgtcacatTGCCTGTGGCACCTCTGGCCACCCCTCCTGTGGCTAAAacatctcctgctgccccagtcacaccagcagtggcagctccagccaccCCTCCTGTGGCCAAAGCAGCTCCCATGAGCCCGGTCACTGCCCCCTCTGCCCCAGTCACACTGGCCATGGCAGCTCCACCCTCCCCAGCTGTCCCTCCCGCAGCCAAAGATGCTCCCCAGGGCCCTATTGCTGCCCCAGCTGCCACTCCAactccccccagcccagctccagccaccccACCTGCAGCCAAAGCTGCTCCCAAGAGCCCTGTTGCTGCTCCCCCGTCCCCTgccaccccagcccctgccaccccagctcctgcagctccaccagCTGCTCCCCCAGGAGCCAAAACACCCTCAAAGAGCCCTGCCAAagccaccccagctccagccatccccacTGAGGACAAGGCACCCCCAAAGAGCCCTGTCAAagccaccccagctccagccatccccacTGAGGACAAGGCACCCCCAAAGAGCCCTGTCAAagccaccccagctccagcttcccCTGGAGCAGCCAAGAAGTCTCCCAAGGGCAGCCCTGTCACTGCCCCATCTGTTCCTGTGGCTCCAGCGCCGTTGgctccagctgcccctgctGAG GCCAAGGCACCCCCAAAGAGTCCTGTCAAagccaccccagctccagctgcccctgctGAGGCCAAGGCACCCCCAAAGAGTCCTGTCAAagccaccccagctccagctgccccttCTGAGGACAAGGCACCCCCAAAGAGTCCTGTCAAagccaccccagctccagctgcccctgctGAGGCCAAAGCACCCCCAAAGAGTCCTGTCAAagccaccccagctccagctgcccctgctGAGGCCAAGGCACCCCCAAAGAGTCCTGTCAAagccaccccagctccagctgcccctgctGAGGCCAAGGCACCCCCAAAGAGTCCTGTCAAagccaccccagctccagctgcccctgctGAGGCCAAGGCACCCCCAAAGAGTCCTGTCAAagccaccccagctccagccaccccTGCTGCGGTCAAAGCACCCCCAGAAAACCCCGTTACAGCCACTCCAGCTGCCCCCCCAGCAGCCAAG GCATCCCCAAAGAGCCCTGTCAAagccaccccagctccagcagcctctgctgatGCCAAGGCATCCCCAAAGAGCCCTGTCAGAGCCACCCCAGCTCCAGTGGCCTCTGCTGATGCCAAGGCACCCCCAAAGAGTCCTGTCAAagccaccccagctccagccaccccTGCTGAGGCCAAAACACCTCCGGCTCCTGCCCAGGTGCCTCCCAAGAGCCCTGTTACagccaccccagctccagctgctcccccagcagccaAAACACCCCCAAAGAGCCCTGCCAAAACCACCCCAGCTCCATccacccctgctgctgccaaagcaCCCCCAAAGAGTCCTGCCAAAGCCACCCCATCTCCAGTGGCCTCTGCTGAGGCCAAAACACCCCCAAAGAGCCCTGTCAAagccaccccagctccagccaccccTGCTGAGGCCAAAACGCCCTCAAAAAGCCCTGCTGAGGCCAAGGCATCTCCAAAGAGCCCTGTCAAGGGCACTCcaactcctgcagctccagccgcagctccagccacagctcctgctgcagccacggGTGTTCCTGGTGCCCCAACCCCTACAAAAGCTGATGCCGGCCGTCCCGGCTCTGCCCCGAGCGCTCCCCCTGccaagaagcagcagcccctccccaaTAACAAGGTGGCCAAGCCGGCCACTCGCCTCCCCCAGCCCAAGCCCCCCTCGAAGGCCCCGCTCGGCGCTGACGACGAGGACCTGCCGCCTCTGCTCCCCCCCGAGCCGCccgtgctgctggagctctctCCCCCTGCGGGGGTCCTGGCCCCCCCGGCGCCGCAGCCCGTCCTCAAGAATGACAAGG GGTCTGGCACAGAGTCCGACAGCGATGAATCCGTACCAGAGCTCGAAGAGCAGGACTCCACACAGGCCACGACACAGCAGGCGCAG ctcgcagcagcagctgaaatagATGAAGAACCCgtcagcaaagcaaaacagagccGGAGCGAGAAGAAAGCTCGGAAG GCAATGTCCAAGCTGGGCCTTCGCCAGGTGACAGGAGTCACCAGAGTCACCATCCGGAAATCCAAGAACATCCTCTTTGTCATCACAAAGCCAGATGTGTACAAGAGCCCGGCATCAGACACCTACATCGTCTTCGGCGAGGCCAAG aTCGAAGACTTGTCCCAGCAGGCTCAGCTGGCGGCTGCTGAAAAGTTCAAAGTGCAAGGAGAACCTGTTTCCAACATCCAGGAAAACACACAGACCCCCACCGTGCAGGAGGAGAGCGAGGAAGAGGAG GTTGACGAAACCGGCGTGGAGGTGAAAGACATCGAGCTGGTGATGTCGCAGGCGAACGTGTCGCGGGCGAAGGCCGTGCGAGCCCTCAAGAACAACAGTAACGACATCGTAAACGCGATAATG GAGCTGACGATGTAG